One segment of Clavelina lepadiformis chromosome 2, kaClaLepa1.1, whole genome shotgun sequence DNA contains the following:
- the LOC143445569 gene encoding run domain Beclin-1-interacting and cysteine-rich domain-containing protein-like isoform X1: MENVGKQSPHRFEEKLTCFNEFKSVVERIVSQRSCIIWSVHGGLTSVITAADLIFKHGNKSHTGVLGPVVDYWLFVRGLRWLEPTLAPDIDYLSKLPAASPGKPQFNKVKPISRPRVHFTHGQQWLEKSFKDQSLSRQFKVLLSNKSHLSEHYHDWAYLSDNTFASATLVCIRALEQNSSTLLARIPTPLLGRRRTTKQNSNPRLHRAVTSTSDITTTQTPEKIDENLPRSESDPINAAVESRTIPSNGILAERAEVMQSVNPNLSEDPLGNSPVVMGMMTSLPGCVGGNEWVSKDKEELRQKLLSPCKKKLSFDAAEDRKPLFCDSGESDCEPDDLGFLTSDISPDKTSAKTYYVTMESSIPHNLINTFTTRKLSLIPEASNSASEFKDRRSLNLPDIVTSTESARTDYLDVKEKFGENGNNSTRILQIEEHGPINEKSSCETEKNANSCQFKLPQVKVAQKFTHRRSKSEQIKGVKVIDEEADNNLANCDDLNEVANVRIKPSSSLPSLNESPDVCYNDIVPTKAQPKSQSLMSYLRNQDLATCADIDKENAHFDFSDMLIGAIEQMKCKMRDHQTLNKTAGSSMLASRTSTPSLRLPVDETGSSYSHLGDGLMTPRSQFSISESYQSPVGSFLSDPYPQHLAFSAADLPLRTDQTFKSGVDFCDAESTITTMTGRKSVAESFRTAESIAIGLLQTFSDQRHVTEREVDWLISEDDVPQKLLPLPRSTAVDPDQGLDAGIRIRGNQTWAPPRPQIILKAPIKLKVKQAMIKQNFLCAGCGSRVEKSQSSSSEDIFRFFSDLSALILTVTPVRNIIMFSCYTDYMKRFRYCEYTGKYFCTCCHDNKLFIIPAYILHKFDFNKYKVCNFSYDWLNKINCEPLFNINDVNPGLYRKSKVMASIKGLRVQLLSLYKYLQTCHFAKADDNSGNLFEEVQSHFLPHFFEEDPHIYSLDDFMSLKSGQLLDDLKKTVDLASEHVVSCQSCRMKGFICEFCGCEEIIFPHQPSTSTCPLCNACFHKKCYVSSACPRCTRLVKRKQMLQKISEE, translated from the exons ATGGAAAACGTGGGAAAGCAAAg TCCTCACAGATTTGAGGAAAAACTGACATGTTTTAATGAGTTTAAGTCAGTAGTGGAAAGAATAGTCAGTCAGCGTTCCTGCATTATCTGGTCAGTTCACGGTGGCTTGACTTCAGTTATAACTGCGGCTGATCTCATATTCAAGCACGGAAACAAATCCCATACT GGTGTCTTGGGGCCGGTTGTCGATTATTGGTTATTTGTGCGGGGCTTGCGTTGGTTGGAACCCACTCTTGCCCCAGATATTGATTATCTTTCTAAGTTACCAGCTGCATCCCCTGGCAAACCCCAATTCAACAAAGTAAAACCAATCAG CAGACCCCGAGTGCATTTCACCCATGGGCAGCAATGGTTAGAGAAGTCATTTAAAGACCAAAGTCTCTCTCGCCAGTTTAAAGTTCTGTTGTCAAACAAGAGCCATCTCAGTGAACACTACCATG ATTGGGCTTATTTGTCTGACAACACTTTTGCTTCTGCAACTCTGGTCTGTATTCGGGCGTTGGAACAAAATTCATCTACTTTGCTTGCAAGAATACCGACACCCCTG TTAGGAAGGCGACGCACAACGAAACAGAACAGCAACCCACGTCTTCATCGAGCAGTTACAT CAACATCTGATATtacaacaacacaaacacCTGAAAAGATTGATGAAAACCTACCCAGAAGCGAATCAGACCCAATTAATGCCGCGGTAGAATCTAGAACAATCCCCAGTAATGGGATATTGGCTGAGCGGGCTGAAGTGATGCAAAGCGTGAACCCAAATTTATCCGAAGACCCTCTCGGAAATTCTCCCGTTGTCATGGGGATGATGACATCATTACCAGGGTGTGTAGGAGGAAACGAATGGGTTTCAAAAGACAAAGAAGAACTTCGTCAAAAGTTGCTGTCACCGTGCAAGAAGAAATTATCATTTGATGCTGCGGAAGACAGAAAACCTTTGTTTTGTGACTCGGGTGAGAGCGACTGCGAACCCGATGACCTTGGTTTTCTCACGTCCGACATTTCACCTGACAAGACTTCTGCAAAgacttattacgtcacaatggagTCCAGCATACCTCACAATTTAATCAACACATTTACTACGAGAAAATTATCATTAATTCCGGAGGCTTCGAATTCAGCATCGGAATTTAAAGATCGAAGAAGTTTAAATTTGCCCGACATCGTGACTTCAACTGAATCAGCACGAACCGACTACCTGGATGTAAAGGAGAAGTTTGGTGAAAATGGTAACAACAGCACAAGGATTTTACAAATTGAAGAGCATGGTCCAATTAACGAAAAATCTTCATGCGAAACAGAGAAAAACGCTAATTCTTGTCAGTTTAAAC tgccacaggtaaaagttgcacaAAAATTTACTCACAGACGATCAAAATCGGAGCAGATAAAAGGGGTGAAAGTTATTGACG AAGAAGCTGACAATAACTTAGCCAATTGCGATGATTTGAATGAAGTAGCAAATGTTCGCATAAAACCTTCCAGTTCTTTGCCATCTCTCAATGAAAGTCCTGATGTTTGTTACA ATGACATTGTGCCAACAAAGGCGCAGCCAAAATCACAAAGTTTAATGAGTTATTTGAGGAATCAGGATTTGGCCACCTGTGCTGATATTGACAAG GAAAATGCTCATTTCGACTTCAGTGATATGCTCATTGGTGCCATTGAGCAGATGAAATGCAAAATGCGCGACCACCAGACCTTAAACAAGACAGCAGGATCGTCCATGTTGGCTTCGAGAACTTCAACCCCAAGTCTAAGGTTGCCCGTGGACGAAACCGGTTCAAGTTATTCTCATCTCGGTGATGGGTTGATGACGCCAAGAAGTCAATTTTCGATTTCTGAAAGTTACCAATCACCGGTGGGAAGTTTCTTGTCCGACCCTTACCCTCAACATCTGGCATTTTCTGCCGCAGATCTTCCTCTTAGAACAG ATCAAACGTTTAAAAGCGGAGTTGATTTTTGTGACGCTGAAAGCACAATCACCACAATGAC GGGAAGAAAATCAGTGGCGGAAAGTTTTCGAACTGCGGAATCAATTGCGATTGGTCTTTTACAAACGTTTTCTGATCAACGTCACGTGACAGAGAGAGAAGTTGATTGGTTGATTTCTGAAGACGACGTCCCGCAAAAA CTTCTTCCGCTCCCACGATCAACAGCGGTCGACCCGGATCAGGGTTTGGATGCCGGTATTCGTATCCGTGGCAACCAAACATGGGCGCCACCTCGTCCACAGATAATCTTAAAAGCGCCGATCAAGTTAAAAGTGAAACAGGCGATGATAAAGCAGAACTTTCTCTGTGCTGGATGTGGAAGTCGGGTTGAAAAGAGTCAGTCCTCGTCTTCTGAAGATATCTTCCGCTTTTTTTCAGATTTGAGCGCACTGATCCTTACTGTTACTCCTGTACGCAATATTATAATGTTTTCCTGCTATACAGATTATATGAAGCGATTCCGATACTGTGAATACACCGGGAAGTATTTTTGTACATGTTGCCACGACAACAAGCTATTCATTATACCAGCGTATATTCTTCACAAATTCGATTTTAACAA ATACAAAGTATGCAACTTTAGTTATGACTGGCTTAATAAGATCAACTGCGAGCCACTGTTTAATATTAATGACGTGAATCCAGGACTATACAGAAAGTCAAAAGTGATGGCATCGATAAAA GGACTCCGAGTGCAGCTTCTGTCActgtacaaatatttacaaacctGCCATTTTGCGAAAGCGGACGATAACTCGG GAAACCTGTTTGAAGAAGTCCAGTCGCATTTCCTACCTCACTTTTTTGAAGAAGATCCTCACATTTATTCATTGGATGATTTTATGTCCTTAAAAAGCGGACAATTGCTTGATGATTTGAAGAAAACTGTGGACCTTGCTTCAGAACATGTTGTGTCATGCCAA TCTTGCCGGATGAAAGGTTTTATCTGTGAATTTTGTGGCTGTGAAGAAATCATTTTCCCTCATCAACCGTCTACTTCAACCTGTCCCCTATGCAACGCTTGCTTTCATAAGAAGTGTTACGTCTCCTCTGCTTGTCCGAGATGTACCAGACTGGTGAAGAG GAAGCAAATGCTGCAGAAAATTTCTGAagaataa